The following proteins come from a genomic window of Paenibacillus spongiae:
- a CDS encoding extracellular solute-binding protein gives MRTLWLGKRAYAAAVLVLVLVISACSGGGGSTSSESKGANAPVTSDNKPDDGNKASEGNAAEGSGPVIELTVWDAPKPEDPQKALTEELFSEFEKANPNIKVTHELMPQGTNDREVFVTAMAGGNGPDAYSAAHFPIIGDWVGQGLALDLTPYWESYADKDQFIESSLQAGTIDGKVYGLPNDMYVTGLLWNKKLFEEAGLDRNTPPANWDEVVSFGKKLTKEDKKQYALTLLGMEWADWWFEYYVWQAGGDLTELNADGTVKLTFTSDATVKALQYYKDLKWTHKIVQNNVLQSYQDNMNDLFQGRAAMTNGASGGFGEYAANGLDLNDLGFAPYPVGPSGKGPSQIGGAYWIINPKSSKEKQDAAWKYVTYMMSKEVREKYYQFQMDNGIFPNLLSVRKDVDPGKYTTNVPQDLIDGVTKAAADSRLEYYLKERLTPYVVKAVQQALTDEKSDVMTLLQKAQEAAQKEVVDAYNASLK, from the coding sequence TTGAGAACATTATGGCTTGGTAAACGGGCTTATGCCGCTGCTGTTCTTGTGCTTGTATTGGTGATCTCGGCTTGCTCCGGTGGCGGGGGCAGCACGTCCTCCGAATCGAAAGGCGCCAACGCGCCTGTAACATCGGATAACAAGCCGGACGATGGAAACAAAGCGTCAGAGGGAAATGCCGCTGAAGGCAGCGGACCGGTTATCGAATTGACGGTGTGGGATGCGCCTAAGCCGGAGGATCCTCAGAAGGCGCTTACCGAAGAGCTGTTCAGCGAATTCGAGAAAGCGAATCCGAATATTAAAGTGACGCATGAGCTCATGCCGCAAGGGACGAACGACCGCGAAGTGTTCGTAACGGCGATGGCCGGCGGCAATGGACCGGATGCCTACAGTGCCGCGCATTTTCCCATCATTGGCGACTGGGTAGGTCAAGGGCTTGCGCTGGATCTAACGCCCTATTGGGAAAGTTATGCTGACAAAGATCAGTTTATCGAGTCCTCGCTTCAAGCGGGTACCATTGACGGGAAGGTTTACGGCTTACCCAACGATATGTATGTGACCGGTCTGTTATGGAACAAGAAGCTGTTCGAAGAGGCGGGCTTGGACCGCAACACGCCGCCGGCCAATTGGGACGAGGTCGTCAGCTTCGGCAAGAAGCTGACGAAGGAGGACAAGAAGCAGTATGCCTTGACACTGCTGGGCATGGAATGGGCGGATTGGTGGTTCGAGTACTATGTATGGCAGGCCGGCGGCGATTTGACGGAGCTCAATGCCGACGGTACGGTGAAGCTGACGTTTACGAGCGATGCAACCGTTAAGGCGCTTCAATATTACAAGGATTTGAAATGGACGCATAAGATTGTGCAAAACAACGTGCTCCAGAGCTACCAGGATAACATGAACGATCTCTTCCAGGGGCGCGCGGCCATGACGAACGGAGCGTCAGGCGGTTTCGGCGAATATGCGGCGAACGGTCTCGATTTGAACGATCTTGGCTTCGCGCCTTATCCGGTCGGCCCATCGGGCAAAGGCCCGTCTCAGATCGGCGGCGCATACTGGATTATCAATCCGAAGTCGTCGAAGGAGAAACAGGATGCGGCTTGGAAATACGTGACGTATATGATGTCCAAGGAAGTGCGTGAGAAGTATTACCAGTTCCAGATGGACAACGGCATATTCCCGAACCTGCTGTCCGTCCGCAAGGACGTCGACCCGGGGAAATATACGACCAATGTTCCGCAGGACCTGATTGACGGCGTCACGAAGGCTGCAGCCGATTCCCGGCTGGAATATTACCTGAAGGAACGGCTGACGCCATATGTCGTTAAGGCCGTCCAGCAAGCGTTGACGGATGAGAAGTCCGATGTCATGACGCTTCTGCAGAAAGCGCAGGAAGCGGCGCAGAAGGAAGTTGTCGATGCGTATAACGCGTCATTGAAGTAA
- a CDS encoding aspartate aminotransferase family protein — translation MQIQADTPQLLADAKNSILFTAVRPELVMERGDGIVLWDTAGNHYLDFIGGWAVTCLGHSHPVIREALVRQSSSLVNASPSFYNKPMIEFARLLTEISCFDRVFFASSGAEANEGAIKLARKHGAVNLGGAYEIITTVNSFHGRTLATMSATGKKQWEKLYEPKLPGFRHVPLNDMEAILAAINPNTCAIMLELVQGEGGVHAVDAEYLHALRQICDARGIMLIFDEIQTGIGRTGKLFAYEHYGVQADAMTLGKGIGGGFPLSALLVKEAFNLFEAGDQGGTYSGQPLAMAVGLAVVNEVINRQLPLNAEIQGQYMMKRLQNAALQYPITNIRGKGLLLAFDLEDRTAHEVVAACLGNGLLINAPNPSTIRLMPPLIVTEADSDQMMELLCRSLDQVDTFRK, via the coding sequence ATGCAGATTCAAGCCGATACGCCACAGCTGCTCGCAGATGCGAAGAATTCGATTTTATTCACGGCCGTCCGACCGGAATTGGTGATGGAACGCGGAGACGGAATAGTATTATGGGATACGGCGGGAAATCATTATTTGGACTTTATCGGGGGCTGGGCGGTTACCTGCTTGGGACACTCGCATCCGGTCATTCGTGAAGCGCTGGTACGCCAATCGTCTTCGCTTGTGAATGCGAGTCCGTCCTTCTATAACAAACCGATGATCGAGTTCGCCCGGCTCTTGACCGAAATCTCATGCTTCGATCGTGTATTCTTTGCCAGCAGCGGTGCTGAAGCCAATGAAGGGGCGATTAAGCTGGCACGGAAGCATGGGGCTGTAAACCTTGGCGGGGCCTATGAAATCATTACGACCGTGAACAGCTTTCACGGACGTACGCTTGCCACGATGTCGGCCACAGGGAAGAAACAATGGGAGAAGCTGTATGAGCCTAAGCTGCCGGGCTTCCGGCATGTCCCATTGAATGATATGGAAGCGATTCTTGCCGCCATCAATCCGAATACCTGTGCCATTATGCTGGAGTTGGTGCAGGGGGAGGGCGGTGTTCATGCCGTTGATGCGGAATATTTGCATGCGCTGCGTCAAATTTGCGACGCTCGCGGCATTATGCTCATCTTCGACGAGATCCAAACCGGAATTGGACGAACCGGGAAGCTGTTTGCCTATGAGCATTACGGCGTCCAAGCCGATGCCATGACGCTGGGCAAAGGAATTGGCGGCGGCTTCCCTTTGTCAGCATTATTGGTCAAGGAAGCGTTCAATCTATTCGAAGCCGGCGATCAAGGGGGGACCTATTCCGGTCAGCCGCTGGCCATGGCGGTTGGTCTTGCCGTTGTGAATGAAGTGATCAACCGGCAGCTCCCGTTGAATGCGGAAATTCAAGGCCAATATATGATGAAACGGCTGCAGAACGCAGCCTTGCAATACCCGATAACGAATATTCGGGGCAAAGGATTGCTTCTGGCATTCGACCTCGAGGATCGGACCGCTCATGAGGTTGTGGCAGCCTGTCTTGGCAATGGACTGCTCATTAATGCGCCGAACCCTTCGACGATCCGGCTTATGCCGCCTCTGATCGTGACTGAAGCAGACAGCGACCAGATGATGGAGCTACTGTGCCGTTCACTGGATCAAGTCGATACTTTTCGGAAATAG
- a CDS encoding cache domain-containing sensor histidine kinase, whose amino-acid sequence MRFRSKLILSFFIVISLTATIMGYSYYRITSEEWKTTTLQGLERLTEQAVNTLNLHLKTVANTGLGYFMDISLQKFLDGPPSFEDQQYYRNKLEGQLIQNPLISSITVARMDGEQYSSTYYYKPELRSLMKDELNRVGKLAHQKEGVPEWTVSLTTTRSSLTPVNTISYVQELKRITSSSQYPVGVLKIDINPTVLNNALAGLSDSDGSTYYMTDSNGIVIFAEDSAFIGQSIANKPIFQGYKQAAGRSGTINFRFQEDNKAYIGFYRKLNDAGWIVLGRAPLDRIMQKVNTFGKTVLFIALVSFLIAMLLASIISASVTRPLKLLNKKMKQVEMGDLRAVINVTGSDELATIQHSFNKMTYEIRTLITKVYETELLKKEAEIKALQTQINPHFLFNTLGTIDSIAAINGEPRIGYICQSLGNMLRYNLNGGSFATIREELMQLNQYLSIYRIRFADQFHYEMHVEDGIHELTIPKFLLQPLVENAIIRGLESKIGYKQVQVCIRHVDDRLIEFVIQDNGVGMDTAALQALTQRLADKTVLLPGRTSSRAMIGLSNVMSRIQMYYGFNAQIQIKSKPDLGTSISFRIPKQMIGGALNEGHDR is encoded by the coding sequence TTGCGATTTCGCAGCAAATTGATTCTGTCCTTCTTTATCGTCATCAGCCTGACAGCTACGATAATGGGTTATTCGTACTACCGGATTACGAGTGAGGAATGGAAGACGACGACGCTCCAAGGGCTTGAACGGCTGACCGAACAAGCCGTCAATACGCTGAACCTGCACTTGAAGACGGTTGCAAACACCGGTCTGGGTTACTTCATGGATATATCGCTGCAGAAGTTTTTGGACGGTCCACCCAGCTTCGAAGATCAGCAATATTACCGCAACAAGCTTGAAGGACAGCTGATTCAAAATCCGCTTATCTCATCCATTACAGTTGCCCGAATGGATGGCGAGCAATACTCCAGCACTTATTATTACAAACCCGAATTGCGTTCCCTTATGAAAGATGAATTGAATCGTGTCGGGAAGCTTGCCCATCAGAAGGAAGGCGTTCCCGAGTGGACGGTATCCCTCACGACCACGAGAAGCTCGCTTACGCCGGTCAATACGATCAGCTATGTACAAGAGCTTAAGCGGATCACATCCAGCTCCCAGTATCCCGTCGGCGTTCTCAAGATCGATATCAACCCTACCGTTCTAAACAATGCTTTGGCCGGCTTAAGCGATTCCGATGGCAGCACGTATTATATGACCGATTCGAATGGCATCGTAATCTTCGCGGAAGATAGCGCGTTTATTGGACAATCGATCGCGAATAAACCGATTTTCCAAGGGTATAAGCAGGCTGCCGGCCGCAGCGGGACAATCAACTTTCGTTTCCAGGAGGACAACAAAGCATACATCGGCTTCTACCGCAAATTAAATGACGCTGGGTGGATCGTTCTCGGACGGGCACCGCTGGATCGCATTATGCAGAAGGTCAATACGTTCGGCAAGACGGTCCTGTTCATCGCGCTGGTCAGCTTTCTGATTGCCATGCTGCTGGCCTCGATTATATCCGCTAGCGTCACCCGCCCTCTCAAGCTGTTGAATAAAAAAATGAAGCAGGTCGAAATGGGCGATCTGCGCGCGGTTATCAATGTGACGGGAAGCGATGAGCTGGCGACGATTCAGCACAGCTTTAACAAGATGACCTACGAGATCCGGACATTGATTACGAAGGTGTATGAAACCGAATTGCTCAAGAAGGAAGCCGAAATCAAGGCGCTTCAAACTCAAATCAACCCCCACTTCTTGTTCAATACGCTGGGGACGATCGACAGCATCGCTGCAATTAACGGCGAGCCTCGCATCGGCTATATCTGCCAGTCGCTGGGCAATATGCTCCGATATAATCTCAACGGCGGCAGCTTCGCCACCATTCGGGAAGAATTGATGCAGCTCAATCAGTACTTGTCCATATATCGCATACGGTTCGCGGACCAATTCCATTATGAGATGCATGTGGAGGATGGCATTCACGAGCTGACGATACCGAAATTCCTGCTGCAGCCGCTTGTCGAGAATGCGATTATTCGCGGCTTGGAATCGAAGATCGGATATAAGCAAGTGCAGGTTTGCATCCGGCATGTCGATGACCGCCTGATCGAATTCGTCATTCAAGATAACGGCGTTGGCATGGATACCGCGGCTCTTCAAGCCTTGACGCAGCGTCTTGCGGATAAGACGGTGCTCCTCCCGGGCCGTACGTCCTCCAGGGCGATGATCGGACTGTCGAACGTGATGAGCCGGATTCAGATGTATTACGGATTCAACGCGCAAATTCAAATCAAGAGTAAACCGGATTTAGGCACCAGCATTAGCTTTCGTATTCCGAAGCAAATGATAGGAGGCGCTCTTAATGAAGGTCATGATCGTTGA
- a CDS encoding lysoplasmalogenase, protein MSKYGLPALILFMGVLYIFFIPADPHAVKLLFKLIPMWLILLYAYLRMPRDRNRYHATTLIGLFFCMLGDGLLQWFVIGLSAFLIGHIFYLTSFITKWRFSKARFATIIPIAAFAVYMGAELVQALIHDGNEALIAPVLLYIVVISLMGWTAIMTGNKWAIMGSLLFLVSDSILSWNMFISDIAYSGVLIMTTYYAAQFLIAHSSQTMDIEKSHALLQQDGYSSRR, encoded by the coding sequence TTGAGTAAATACGGACTGCCTGCACTGATCCTGTTCATGGGCGTGCTCTACATCTTCTTCATCCCCGCCGATCCGCATGCAGTCAAGCTGTTGTTCAAGCTAATTCCGATGTGGCTCATTCTACTTTATGCTTATCTGCGAATGCCCCGGGATCGAAATCGCTATCATGCAACGACTCTGATCGGATTATTCTTCTGCATGCTGGGCGATGGCCTCTTGCAATGGTTCGTCATCGGCTTGTCCGCATTCTTGATCGGTCATATCTTCTATTTGACCTCCTTCATAACCAAGTGGCGATTCTCTAAAGCTCGGTTCGCGACGATCATTCCAATTGCGGCGTTCGCGGTATATATGGGCGCGGAGCTTGTGCAAGCACTTATTCATGACGGCAATGAAGCACTGATCGCTCCGGTTCTCCTCTATATCGTTGTAATTTCCTTAATGGGCTGGACCGCAATCATGACCGGGAACAAATGGGCGATAATGGGCAGCCTGCTGTTCTTGGTTTCCGACTCGATCTTGTCCTGGAACATGTTCATCTCGGATATCGCTTACTCAGGAGTGCTCATCATGACCACCTACTACGCCGCTCAATTTCTTATTGCCCACAGCTCGCAAACGATGGACATCGAAAAGAGTCATGCTCTCCTCCAACAGGACGGGTATTCCAGCAGAAGATAA
- a CDS encoding response regulator: MKVMIVEDEPLLRQGLISKIKWTTTLRLEGEAGDGIEALQKLENCKPDIVLTDVRMPGIDGLQFIRRARQDHPRIKFVIISGYGEFDYVREAMKHSVKDYLLKPVDGEALNRLLQELCEELREERIADDNRTHLEELGQLYLRGNLQASDHMLTRFLTETEPSTDRLPQHFIGRSCYAAAAAKITLRREHREHAEKELPLSRFSVHNVIQNGFLISMHKDADLIVFNHAHNPDEVVLFIGFEAEETMQAVKNQLRLLLDWIQAHLDIKVSIGIGSVIGTFEQLAHSYRESMKMLKNRLLDGDGKLFCAADQPAVAAAPRPLLNEQAKQMLLGLLEDGKHHTFLSAIEQLVRAAIDTDKRYAYFEYLYTEVIHLIRKHAYNSGLQLPIAALAAPLADLEFASDWSDVQAILEDQLSHLSEETVDRFGDRTSDAIIESVLQHVNRHYAEELSLQWVADTYYIHPNYFSRRFKQVTGSSFNDYLTRVRVERSKELLATTTLKINLISQMVGYEEQNYFCNVFRKVTGNSPTYFRKVST, encoded by the coding sequence ATGAAGGTCATGATCGTTGAAGACGAACCATTGCTCCGTCAGGGGCTAATCAGCAAAATCAAGTGGACGACTACTCTCCGGCTTGAAGGTGAAGCTGGCGATGGCATCGAAGCGCTGCAGAAGCTTGAGAATTGCAAGCCGGATATTGTGCTGACCGATGTGAGAATGCCCGGAATCGACGGCCTGCAATTCATTCGTAGAGCCCGGCAGGACCATCCCCGCATTAAATTCGTCATCATTAGCGGTTACGGTGAATTCGACTATGTCCGCGAAGCGATGAAGCATAGCGTGAAAGACTATCTGCTCAAGCCCGTAGACGGCGAGGCGTTGAATCGCCTGCTGCAGGAGCTGTGCGAAGAATTGCGCGAGGAGCGGATCGCAGACGATAATCGGACGCATCTGGAGGAGCTTGGCCAGCTGTATTTGCGCGGCAATCTGCAGGCTTCCGATCATATGCTAACCCGTTTCTTAACCGAAACGGAGCCTTCAACGGACCGGCTGCCGCAGCATTTCATCGGCCGCAGCTGCTATGCGGCGGCCGCAGCCAAAATAACGCTCCGCCGCGAACATCGGGAGCATGCTGAGAAGGAACTCCCGCTCTCCCGTTTCTCGGTTCATAATGTCATTCAGAATGGTTTTCTGATAAGTATGCATAAGGATGCGGACCTCATCGTCTTCAATCATGCCCACAACCCGGATGAGGTCGTCCTGTTTATCGGATTTGAAGCGGAAGAAACGATGCAAGCGGTGAAGAATCAATTGCGGCTGCTGTTGGATTGGATTCAGGCTCATCTTGACATCAAGGTGTCCATTGGTATCGGTTCTGTTATAGGAACGTTTGAACAACTGGCTCATTCGTATAGGGAATCGATGAAAATGTTAAAGAACCGTCTCCTGGATGGAGACGGCAAGCTGTTCTGTGCAGCAGATCAACCGGCGGTAGCGGCTGCTCCCAGACCTTTATTGAACGAACAGGCGAAACAGATGCTTCTAGGCTTATTGGAAGACGGCAAGCACCACACATTCCTATCAGCGATCGAACAGCTGGTTCGGGCCGCCATCGACACGGATAAACGTTATGCGTATTTTGAATATTTATACACGGAAGTTATCCATCTCATCCGGAAGCACGCATACAACAGCGGCTTACAGCTGCCGATAGCCGCACTTGCCGCTCCGCTTGCGGATTTGGAGTTCGCGTCGGATTGGTCGGATGTTCAGGCGATTCTCGAAGATCAGTTAAGCCATCTATCCGAAGAAACGGTTGACCGGTTCGGAGACCGGACATCCGATGCGATTATTGAGTCCGTTCTCCAGCATGTAAACCGGCATTATGCGGAGGAGCTTTCCCTGCAATGGGTCGCGGACACCTATTACATTCATCCGAACTATTTCTCCAGACGGTTCAAGCAGGTCACCGGGAGCAGCTTCAATGATTATTTGACCCGCGTGCGGGTCGAGCGTTCCAAAGAGCTGCTTGCAACGACCACGTTAAAAATCAATCTCATCTCCCAGATGGTCGGCTATGAGGAACAGAATTATTTTTGCAACGTATTTCGAAAAGTAACCGGAAACAGCCCCACCTATTTCCGAAAAGTATCGACTTGA
- a CDS encoding HD domain-containing protein: MECSGHERQEIIIAAERFARQELEHDTTGHDWWHIKRVVKLAERIAAEEGADTSICILAALLHDIADEKLNESKEAGLRKVRDWLAEQPLGEEAAAHIMEIISTMSFNGGSNPPMRTLEGKVVQDADRLDAIGAIAIARTFLYAGWKGDPIHDPRLQPRESMTTEQYRQGKSTAINHFHEKLLKLKDRINTASARRIAEERHRYMEQYVDRFYREWEGDL; this comes from the coding sequence ATGGAATGCAGCGGTCACGAACGACAGGAGATTATCATTGCAGCTGAACGGTTTGCCAGGCAGGAGCTCGAGCATGACACGACCGGTCATGATTGGTGGCATATCAAGCGCGTTGTGAAACTTGCTGAGCGGATTGCCGCAGAGGAAGGGGCCGACACCTCTATATGCATCCTTGCAGCATTGCTGCATGATATTGCGGATGAGAAGCTTAACGAATCCAAGGAAGCGGGCCTCCGGAAGGTACGCGATTGGCTGGCTGAACAGCCGCTTGGGGAAGAAGCAGCAGCGCATATTATGGAGATAATCTCGACGATGTCCTTCAATGGCGGATCGAATCCGCCCATGCGCACGCTGGAGGGCAAAGTCGTACAGGATGCCGATCGGCTCGATGCGATCGGAGCCATCGCGATTGCGCGAACCTTTCTATATGCGGGTTGGAAGGGCGATCCCATTCATGACCCCCGACTGCAGCCGCGCGAATCGATGACGACGGAACAATATCGACAGGGGAAGAGTACGGCCATCAACCATTTTCATGAGAAGCTGTTGAAGCTGAAAGACCGGATCAATACTGCATCCGCCCGACGTATTGCGGAGGAGCGCCATCGATATATGGAGCAGTATGTGGACCGCTTTTACCGGGAATGGGAAGGGGATCTTTGA
- a CDS encoding MFS transporter, whose amino-acid sequence MRLPRITPNPARPVTLVAIVTALTIFGDAMLYVVLPIYWKEVGLTALWQVGVLLSINRFVRLPLNPFIGWLYNKMSLRTGLIAAVLMGAFTTVGYGVWKGFAAWLVLRSLWGIAWSLMRIGGYLTVINYSDDTNRGRLMGKYNGIWRLGSMVGVSFGGVLTPVFGIESMSVFFGLLALIGIPLVLASISSNAKKDGHTQTSSRKDSKAIWTKPVAKMVVCGLFISLLHAIFGSTLSLVIDLNYSDTVLLFGILITSTALGGVLQAIRCAWEPFLATWFGHRSDGPRGRLPLFILSLVGAAAGYALMPWHIPIYAWIAIVLFVMVTMTITSTIMDAMATDVARNSSVIAVMTVYSVSTDLGAAIGPTLTFWVIGAPYGLQSIFIGCAAAFLLIGLWYRGDALKRARIHDQTMQA is encoded by the coding sequence ATGAGACTTCCTCGTATAACCCCAAACCCGGCCCGACCGGTTACGCTTGTCGCCATAGTAACCGCGCTTACCATATTCGGAGACGCCATGCTCTACGTGGTGCTTCCCATCTACTGGAAAGAAGTGGGACTTACAGCCCTTTGGCAGGTGGGAGTGCTTCTATCGATCAACCGGTTTGTCCGGCTCCCATTGAATCCATTCATAGGTTGGTTATATAACAAAATGTCGCTGCGAACGGGACTTATCGCTGCCGTTCTCATGGGTGCTTTCACCACTGTGGGCTACGGCGTATGGAAGGGGTTCGCCGCGTGGCTCGTTCTTCGTTCCTTATGGGGCATCGCTTGGTCATTGATGAGAATCGGCGGTTATTTGACGGTTATCAATTATTCGGATGATACGAACCGCGGGCGCTTGATGGGGAAGTATAACGGTATATGGCGCTTGGGCAGCATGGTCGGCGTATCATTCGGCGGTGTGCTTACGCCCGTATTCGGCATTGAATCGATGTCGGTTTTTTTTGGTCTATTGGCTCTAATCGGGATTCCGTTAGTGCTTGCATCGATATCTTCTAATGCCAAGAAGGACGGCCATACGCAGACATCATCCCGGAAGGACAGCAAAGCAATCTGGACGAAGCCGGTCGCGAAAATGGTCGTCTGCGGACTGTTCATTTCGCTCTTGCACGCCATATTCGGCTCAACGTTAAGCTTGGTCATCGATCTGAATTATTCGGATACGGTTCTCTTGTTTGGGATCCTAATAACCAGCACGGCATTGGGCGGCGTGCTGCAAGCGATCCGCTGTGCATGGGAGCCGTTCTTGGCCACATGGTTCGGACATCGCTCCGATGGACCAAGAGGCCGGCTGCCATTGTTCATCCTCTCCTTGGTTGGAGCCGCAGCGGGATATGCCCTAATGCCGTGGCATATTCCGATCTACGCTTGGATCGCGATCGTCCTGTTCGTCATGGTGACGATGACGATTACGTCCACGATTATGGATGCCATGGCGACAGACGTTGCAAGAAATTCATCCGTCATCGCGGTCATGACGGTCTATTCCGTCTCTACCGATCTGGGTGCCGCCATTGGGCCAACTCTGACCTTCTGGGTGATCGGCGCTCCATATGGGCTGCAATCGATCTTCATCGGCTGCGCGGCAGCTTTCCTGCTGATTGGCTTATGGTACCGTGGAGACGCACTGAAGCGCGCGCGAATCCATGATCAAACGATGCAAGCTTAA